AATTTCGAGGGCGAAATTGTTAAATACCTACGTGATGAACTGAAATGGCACGGAGAAGTTTTCTTGCCTCTCCCTGGACAACCAAGAGTTTATGCAATCTGAAGCGAATAAGATGCAAATTGATGGCTTAAAAGTATATAAAGGTTCGACTTTCAGCGATTCTCGGGGAAAGTTTTCTCGAGTCTTTGACTCTGATTGGTTCTACGGTATCGGATTTACACCGATGCAAATCAACGTCTCATCTAATCCTTACAAGCACACTTTGCGAGGAATGCATTTTCAGGTGGACGGTGAACCTGAAAGTAAATTAATGACCCTCCTATCCGGTGTCGTTTTTCTCTCTTTAGTTGACCTTCGCCCTAAGGCGTTATCGTATTTGAATGTTTTTACCAAGGAAGTTTCTGCTGAGCAAGGTGAATCAATCTATATACCTGCTGGATGTGCTGCTGGTTGGATTTCACTGTCTAATGATGTGCAGATACATTACGTAATGAGTTCAAGATTTGAACAAAATAATTACGATGGATTTAAATTTGATGATCCTTTTTTTAGTATTCCCTGGCCGCTTAAGCCTGAAATAATCTCTGATCAAGATAGAAATTGGCCGAATTTCCAAGAACGAAGCTAATGAAAACTCTAATAACTGGGTCATCAGGATTTATCGGTAGAGCTCTATTGAAACAGAATTTATCAGGTGACTTACATGTAACTTCTAGAGTTTCTACATCCTTGCCACCTGGGATCACAGGCCATTTTGGGGATCTAAGCGATCAAGAATTCTTAAAATATCTTGCAGAACAAAAATTTGAACAGGTTATCCATTTGGCTTGGGAAGGATTGCCAAATCTTTCAGAAGAAAATAATTTAAGAAATTTAAAGATTTCTATAAAATTCCTTGAAATCTTGGCTTCCTCGGGGGTCAAAGATTTTCAAATCGCTGGTTCTTGCCTTGAATATGGTGATTTAACTGGCCAAATAAGTGAGGAAGTAATTGGCGAGAATCTTTCAGATTTTGCCGCTACCAAAATAAAATTACTCGAATTTATTGCTGGTCTTGGAGTCACTTATAAATGGCATCGAATCTTTTTCTCCTATGGACCTTTTCAGCACGATAATTCTCTCTTATCTTCGGCCTTCTTAAGCGCTAAGAACGGCGTTTCTCTTAAGCTCTATAATCCAAATATATCGAGGGATTTTGTTTATGTCGATGATGTAGCAAGAGCCATGTCTCAATTAATTCAAACGCCCGGAGTAAGTGGAATCTTCAACATTGGAAGTGGTAAAGGTACCTTAGTCAAATATCTAGTCGATGCTTTAAATTCCGAAATGGGCTTGGAAGTTCAGGATCAAGTATTTGAAGTTAGCCCCACCTTGACTGCCGATATCAAGAAAATTACCGAAACTTGCGGCTGGACTCCTAAAGTTTCAATTGAGCAAGGTGTCAAGAAATTTGTTGATTGGAAAGATTTGGGTACTGGAGAGTGAAAGCAGTTATTTTAGCTGGGGGACGTGGGGAACGCGTCCGACCGATTACAGACACTCTACCAAAACCACTTATTCCAATTAAGGGAAAGCCAATAATTGCCCATCAACTAGAACAACTCGAAAGAATCGGCGTTAAGGAAGTTATTGTTTTAACCGGTTATTTGGCATCAAGCGTTAAATCATATTGCAATAATTTTAGAAGCGGCTTGAAAATAACTTGCATAGAAAGTGATCCAGATGACTCACCAGCCCAAAGGTTACTTCATAGCCGTAAAAAGATTGGGGATGATTTCTTACTTATTTATTGTGACAACTATATTTTAGCTGATGCCGATATAGATGCCGTCTTGCAGAGTGAATCTGGACTTACATTCCTCATAGAACCAAGGCCTGAGGGAAATATCTCAATAAATGAATATGGTTTACCTAAATATGATGCAGGCAATAGAAAGCCTGAGAACAAATATGTAGAGCTTGGAAACATAAGAATTCAATCAGAT
The Candidatus Nanopelagicus limnes DNA segment above includes these coding regions:
- a CDS encoding dTDP-4-dehydrorhamnose 3,5-epimerase family protein; this encodes MQSEANKMQIDGLKVYKGSTFSDSRGKFSRVFDSDWFYGIGFTPMQINVSSNPYKHTLRGMHFQVDGEPESKLMTLLSGVVFLSLVDLRPKALSYLNVFTKEVSAEQGESIYIPAGCAAGWISLSNDVQIHYVMSSRFEQNNYDGFKFDDPFFSIPWPLKPEIISDQDRNWPNFQERS
- a CDS encoding NAD-dependent epimerase/dehydratase family protein, yielding MKTLITGSSGFIGRALLKQNLSGDLHVTSRVSTSLPPGITGHFGDLSDQEFLKYLAEQKFEQVIHLAWEGLPNLSEENNLRNLKISIKFLEILASSGVKDFQIAGSCLEYGDLTGQISEEVIGENLSDFAATKIKLLEFIAGLGVTYKWHRIFFSYGPFQHDNSLLSSAFLSAKNGVSLKLYNPNISRDFVYVDDVARAMSQLIQTPGVSGIFNIGSGKGTLVKYLVDALNSEMGLEVQDQVFEVSPTLTADIKKITETCGWTPKVSIEQGVKKFVDWKDLGTGE